Proteins encoded by one window of Clostridium bornimense:
- the jag gene encoding RNA-binding cell elongation regulator Jag/EloR, giving the protein MKIVEVTGKTVKDAYQNALIQLNVTENKVTYEVIDEGSKGFLGIGCKPAKIKVMVKKDYISEARQFLQSILESMKIDANIKVEEKDNVLNIELEGEDMGIVIGYRGETLDSLQYLTSLVINKGSNDEYKRVILDTSNYRKKREESLRHLAYKTAKKVARTKTTIKLEPMNPYERRIIHSALQNDRFVKTYSEGNEPHRRVVLELK; this is encoded by the coding sequence ATGAAAATCGTAGAGGTGACAGGTAAAACTGTTAAAGATGCTTATCAGAACGCCCTGATACAATTAAATGTGACAGAAAATAAAGTTACTTATGAGGTAATTGACGAAGGAAGTAAAGGGTTTTTAGGGATAGGATGTAAGCCGGCAAAGATAAAAGTAATGGTAAAGAAAGATTATATATCTGAAGCAAGGCAATTCTTGCAAAGTATATTAGAGAGTATGAAAATAGACGCTAATATAAAAGTAGAAGAAAAAGATAATGTATTAAATATAGAATTAGAAGGAGAAGATATGGGTATAGTTATTGGATATAGAGGAGAAACACTAGATTCGCTTCAATATCTAACATCATTGGTTATTAATAAGGGAAGCAATGATGAATATAAAAGAGTTATTTTAGATACTTCTAATTACAGAAAAAAAAGAGAAGAAAGTTTAAGACATTTAGCTTATAAAACTGCTAAAAAAGTTGCAAGAACAAAAACTACAATAAAATTGGAGCCTATGAATCCATATGAAAGAAGAATCATTCATTCAGCATTGCAAAATGATAGATTTGTAAAGACATATTCAGAGGGAAATGAGCCCCATAGAAGAGTTGTTTTAGAATTGAAATAA